Below is a genomic region from Chitinophagaceae bacterium.
GATGCTATTTTTCTATTTATAGATGATGGTTGTATTTTGTCATTGAGCAAAGCAATTATCCATGCTCTTATCTGTGTGTAATTTATTTCGTTTATAGCACCGTACTGTTTTTCTTTTATGAAATCTTCCCATTGTCTCAAATCTGTTTCATATCCTATGACTGTATGGTTACTATAACGTTTTTCATATCTAATATATTCTAAAAAAGAATCTATATATTTTAAAAAAGAATCTATCATAATATACATTATAATGGTACCTATTTCGGTTTAAAAAAATAAAAAATGTGTTGTAGTAATATATGTTATAGTGAGTATGTTTCTCGTATTTTTTGTATAGTTTCTACAGGAAGACCTGTTATTTCTGATATAAATATATTATCCATTCCTTTTAGGAGTAAGTTTTTTACTATCATTTTTTTTTCTTGTTCTGTTCGTTCTTTTTCTTGTTGCAGATATATTTCTGTTTGTTCTGCTCGTGCTTTTTCTTTTTCTGCTCGTTCTTTTTCTTNNNNNNNNNNNNNNNNNNNNNNNNNNNNNNNNNNNNNNNNNNNNNNNNNNNNNNNNNNNNNNNNNNNNNNNNNNNNNNNNNNNNNNNNNNNNNNNNNNNNTTCTGCTTGTTTTTCAGCAGCAATAAGTTTATTATTTACTCTATTTATTTTTCCTCTTTCGTCTTGTTCTCTCATACTTGCATAATCGTATTCTTCTAATTCTTTTTCATTCCATTTAAATTTACATGCCATATCATAAGCTGATAATAAACCTTTGTCGGTAATATTTTTTGGAATATCTTTTAAGGTTTCTGAATTTTTTAAGAAAAAAACCCATTGTTCTGTAATAGTGAGACATTCTTTTTCTGTTTTATGAAATTTCATTAATTCTACAAAATTATATTCTGTTCCTTTCAGTTCGTGTGTGTGTATTTTTGTGTCTAACAAGATATGTCGGGTAATGTAGTCAGTATTCTTAAAAAAATTAAATTTAATAACTCCTATAAAAAGAACAGGATTAAGAAGGACATATTGGTCTCCTTTTTTAATTTGACTCACAAAATCCTTGTTGGTATAATACTGGACACGGTTTTCAAATCCATCGGGTTCTTCTACTTGCATTTCTACTATATAATTTTTTTTATTCTCATCTACTACTTTTACATCCAAGATGGATTGTTTTTTTTTATGTATTTGTGGGAATTGATATGGGTTTTTAAAATCAATATGAATAATTTTTTTGCCTTTGGGAAGGTCTAATACAGCATTCAGAAAAGAAAGTAATATTTCGGGGCTTTGTTCACACCCAAAAATTTTTCTAAAAGCTACATCATTTGTTATATCTACAAATATCATAATGATAATATTGTTTTATTTTGTATTTTATTCCTATGTATTTATAAAAATGTTACGTAAGGTATTATAATTGTTTTTACGTAGTATCATTATTTAGAACAGTTTTTTAATAATATATTCTACAGATACGTCATCTGCTTCTGCTTTAAAATTTTTTATGATGCGATGTCTTAGAATAGGAATGGCTACTTCTTGAATATCTTCTATATCTGGTGAATATTTTCCTTTTATAAGAGCATTGCATTTTGATGCTAGTACCAAATATTGAGAAGCTCTTGGTCCTGCACCCCATTCTAAATATTTTTTTGATATTTCGTTTGTACTTTGGGAATTACGTGTTTTATGAACTAATTTTACGGCGTATTCTATTACATTGTCCGGAATTGGTACTTTTCTTACTAGATTTTGGTAGTATAAAATTTGTTCGGAGCGCATGACTACTTCTACATTTGTTTTTTTATCAGAGGTGGTGTTTTTTACAATATCTATTTCAGATGAAAGGGATGGATAATCTAAATAAATATTGAATAGGAATCTATCTAACTGGGCTTCGGGGAGTGGGTATGTTCCTTCTTGTTCGATGGGATTTTGGGTAGCGAAAACAAAAAAAGGTTTTTCTAGAGGATTCATTTTTCCGCCGATAGTAACGGAATATTCTTGCATTGCTTCTAAAAGTGCGGATTGTGTTTTAGGGGGAGTTCTGTTTATTTCATCTGCCAAGATAATATTTGC
It encodes:
- a CDS encoding Rpn family recombination-promoting nuclease/putative transposase encodes the protein MIFVDITNDVAFRKIFGCEQSPEILLSFLNAVLDLPKGKKIIHIDFKNPYQFPQIHKKKQSILDVKVVDENKKNYIVEMQVEEPDGFENRVQYYTNKDFVSQIKKGDQYVLLNPVLFIGVIKFNFFKNTDYITRHILLDTKIHTHELKGTEYNFVELMKFHKTEKECLTITEQWVFFLKNSETLKDIPKNITDKGLLSAYDMACKFKWNEKELEEYDYASMREQDERGKINRVNNKLIAAEKQAE
- a CDS encoding MoxR family ATPase, with the translated sequence MNYTNDKEAADAFVKDFKKLTEEIEKIIVGQNEVIKLLLISLFCQGHTLLVGVPGLAKTLLIHTLSKVLDLKFNRIQFTPDLMPSDILGSETLDKERNIKFIPGPIFANIILADEINRTPPKTQSALLEAMQEYSVTIGGKMNPLEKPFFVFATQNPIEQEGTYPLPEAQLDRFLFNIYLDYPSLSSEIDIVKNTTSDKKTNVEVVMRSEQILYYQNLVRKVPIPDNVIEYAVKLVHKTRNSQSTNEISKKYLEWGAGPRASQYLVLASKCNALIKGKYSPDIEDIQEVAIPILRHRIIKNFKAEADDVSVEYIIKKLF